One region of Halomonas huangheensis genomic DNA includes:
- the hutI gene encoding imidazolonepropionase, translated as MSSETTTPSTSLVWRDMTVFDGLETLPESMAVVVSDGHIRQLTPMSRFDTSDLDQYHDMGSGGVMTPGLVDCHTHLVFGGSRADEYEARLEGVSYEEIARRGGGILSTVNATREAREDELYAAARPRLEALMADGVTCVEIKSGYGLDVDNELKMLRVARRLGADLPVRVVTTLLGAHALPPEYRDDSDGYIDLVCDEMIPRAAAEGLADAVDVFCEKIAFSVAQCERVFHAAIKHGLPIKAHAEQLSNLGGTAMAAELGALSADHIEYLDQHGINAMRKSGSVAVILPGAFLTLRETQKPPIAELRAAGVPMAVATDANPGSSPLFMPTLMLNLACTLFQLTPREALSGMTAHAASALGMKEVGRLYEGAPADLCVWDITTPAELAYAVQPGRLRQRLFKGDVNS; from the coding sequence ATGTCTTCCGAGACCACAACACCTTCCACATCGTTGGTATGGCGTGACATGACCGTCTTCGACGGCCTCGAGACACTGCCAGAGTCCATGGCAGTCGTAGTCAGCGACGGACACATCCGTCAACTGACGCCCATGTCCCGTTTCGATACTTCGGACCTCGATCAGTATCACGATATGGGCAGTGGCGGAGTGATGACGCCAGGCCTGGTCGACTGCCATACCCACCTGGTGTTCGGTGGCAGCCGTGCCGATGAGTACGAGGCACGACTGGAAGGCGTCAGCTATGAAGAGATCGCCCGCCGTGGTGGCGGCATTCTCAGTACCGTCAACGCCACTCGCGAGGCCCGTGAAGACGAGCTCTACGCCGCGGCACGGCCTCGCCTCGAAGCCTTGATGGCCGATGGCGTGACCTGTGTCGAGATCAAGTCCGGCTATGGTCTCGATGTCGATAATGAACTCAAGATGCTGCGTGTGGCACGTCGCCTCGGCGCCGATCTCCCGGTGCGGGTCGTAACGACGTTGCTCGGCGCTCATGCCTTACCGCCGGAATACCGCGATGACAGCGATGGCTACATCGACCTGGTATGTGACGAGATGATTCCGCGTGCCGCCGCCGAGGGGTTGGCCGATGCGGTGGACGTATTCTGCGAGAAGATTGCCTTTTCAGTGGCGCAGTGCGAACGCGTCTTCCATGCCGCCATCAAGCACGGCCTGCCGATCAAGGCCCATGCCGAACAATTGTCGAACCTCGGCGGTACGGCCATGGCGGCGGAGCTCGGCGCACTGTCCGCCGACCATATCGAGTATCTCGATCAGCACGGCATCAATGCCATGCGCAAGTCCGGTAGCGTTGCGGTGATTCTACCTGGCGCTTTCCTGACCCTGCGCGAGACGCAGAAACCACCGATTGCCGAGCTACGTGCAGCTGGCGTGCCAATGGCTGTGGCAACCGATGCCAATCCCGGCAGCTCACCACTGTTCATGCCGACACTGATGCTCAACCTCGCCTGCACGCTGTTCCAGCTCACTCCGCGCGAGGCACTTTCCGGCATGACCGCACACGCCGCCAGTGCATTGGGTATGAAGGAAGTCGGCCGCCTGTATGAGGGCGCCCCCGCCGACCTCTGCGTATGGGATATCACCACGCCTGCCGAGCTGGCCTATGCCGTGCAACCGGGTCGCCTGCGCCAACGCCTCTTCAAGGGAGACGTGAACTCATGA
- the hutG gene encoding formimidoylglutamase — MSLWQGRTDPEPDSDRWHQRVRALAADAKPGVALIGFACDAGVARNKGRIGAAGGPAVIRRALAPLAWHRHGPAHDAGDVRCQGDALEDAQHELATRLAELLNAGHKPLVMGGGHEVAFASWSGLARHLADRETRPRIGIINLDAHFDLRDPSQGHSSGTPFAQIADSCEQRGWPFRYACLGVSRAANTRALFQRAESLGVLVHEDRDFTPPRCEAVARELGRFISRCDHLYLTIDLDVFPAAEAPGVSAPAARGVSLAQLEPLIEIIRDSGKLRLADIAELNPEFDQDNRTARLAARLIHLLTVNG; from the coding sequence ATGTCCCTGTGGCAGGGACGCACCGACCCTGAACCCGATAGTGATCGCTGGCACCAGCGTGTGCGTGCCCTTGCCGCGGACGCCAAGCCCGGTGTGGCATTGATCGGCTTCGCCTGTGATGCCGGCGTGGCTCGCAACAAGGGCCGCATCGGTGCCGCCGGTGGTCCGGCTGTCATTCGGCGCGCCCTCGCCCCATTGGCCTGGCATCGTCACGGCCCGGCCCACGATGCCGGTGATGTGCGCTGTCAGGGCGATGCACTGGAAGATGCCCAGCATGAGCTGGCTACTCGCCTTGCGGAACTGCTCAATGCGGGCCACAAGCCGCTGGTGATGGGCGGTGGCCATGAAGTGGCATTCGCCAGTTGGTCGGGGTTGGCGCGCCACCTTGCCGACCGAGAGACAAGACCCCGCATTGGCATCATCAACCTCGACGCCCATTTCGATTTACGCGATCCGAGCCAGGGGCATTCCTCAGGCACGCCCTTTGCGCAGATCGCAGACAGTTGCGAGCAACGCGGCTGGCCCTTCCGCTACGCCTGCCTGGGTGTCAGCCGTGCGGCCAACACTCGCGCACTGTTCCAGCGCGCCGAGTCACTCGGTGTGCTGGTGCACGAGGATCGTGATTTCACGCCCCCACGCTGCGAAGCCGTGGCTCGCGAGCTGGGGCGCTTCATCTCACGCTGCGACCACCTCTATCTGACCATTGATCTCGATGTGTTCCCCGCCGCCGAAGCACCCGGCGTCAGTGCTCCAGCGGCACGCGGCGTGTCTCTCGCGCAGTTGGAGCCACTGATCGAGATCATTCGCGATAGCGGCAAGCTGCGGCTGGCCGACATCGCTGAACTCAACCCCGAGTTCGACCAGGACAACCGCACCGCCAGGCTGGCAGCGCGCCTCATCCACCTGCTGACCGTCAACGGCTGA
- the hutU gene encoding urocanate hydratase, with protein sequence MSSQEQSLKTQHDKRHDSSRRISAPTGTELSCKSWLTEAPLRMLMNNLHPDVAERPEDLVVYGGIGRAARDWECFDRIVETLRRLEDNQSLLIQSGKPVGVFETHRDAPRVLIANSNLVPAWANWEHFNELDRKGLMMYGQMTAGSWIYIGSQGIVQGTYETFVEAGRQHFDGDLKGRWILTAGLGGMGGAQPLAATLAGACSLNIECQQTSIDFRLRTRYLDEQASDLDDALERIQRYTAEGKAISIGLCANAADVLPELVKRGIKPDMVTDQTSAHDPLHGYLPAGWSWDEYVERGKSEPEATVKAAKQSMAVHVSAMLEFQKMGVPTFDYGNNIRQMAQEEGVHNAFDFPGFVPAYIRPLFCQGVGPFRWVALSGDPEDIYKTDQKVKELIPDDPHLHNWLDMARERIAFQGLPARICWVGLKDRARLGQAFNEMVKNGELKAPIVIGRDHLDSGSVASPNRETEAMQDGSDAVSDWPLLNALLNTAGGATWVSLHHGGGVGMGFSQHAGVVIVADGSDDAHARLGRVLRNDPATGVMRHADAGYDIARECARENGLDLPMVDK encoded by the coding sequence ATGTCTTCCCAAGAGCAGTCATTGAAAACTCAACACGATAAGCGCCACGACTCCAGCCGCCGTATTTCTGCCCCCACCGGTACAGAGCTGTCCTGCAAGAGCTGGTTGACCGAAGCACCGCTGCGCATGCTGATGAATAACCTGCACCCGGATGTTGCCGAGCGTCCCGAAGACCTGGTGGTCTATGGCGGCATCGGTCGTGCCGCGCGCGACTGGGAATGCTTCGACAGAATCGTCGAAACCCTGCGTCGTCTGGAAGACAACCAGTCACTGCTGATCCAGTCCGGCAAGCCAGTGGGTGTATTCGAAACCCACAGGGATGCTCCGCGCGTGCTGATCGCCAACTCCAACCTGGTCCCCGCCTGGGCCAACTGGGAGCACTTCAACGAACTCGACCGCAAGGGCTTGATGATGTACGGCCAGATGACCGCTGGTTCGTGGATCTACATCGGCTCCCAGGGCATCGTTCAGGGCACCTACGAAACCTTCGTCGAGGCCGGGCGCCAGCATTTCGATGGCGATCTCAAGGGACGCTGGATTCTGACCGCTGGACTCGGTGGCATGGGCGGTGCCCAGCCGCTGGCCGCAACCCTGGCCGGAGCCTGCTCACTGAATATCGAATGCCAGCAGACCAGCATCGATTTCCGCCTGCGTACCCGTTACCTCGATGAACAGGCCAGCGATCTGGATGACGCTCTCGAGCGTATCCAGCGCTATACCGCCGAGGGCAAGGCAATCTCCATCGGCCTGTGTGCCAATGCCGCCGACGTGCTGCCTGAACTGGTCAAGCGCGGCATCAAACCGGACATGGTCACCGATCAGACCAGCGCCCACGATCCGCTGCATGGTTATCTGCCGGCCGGCTGGAGCTGGGACGAGTACGTGGAGCGTGGCAAGAGCGAGCCGGAAGCGACCGTCAAGGCGGCCAAACAGTCGATGGCGGTACACGTCAGCGCCATGCTCGAGTTCCAGAAGATGGGCGTGCCGACCTTCGATTACGGCAACAACATCCGTCAGATGGCTCAGGAAGAAGGTGTCCACAATGCCTTCGATTTCCCCGGCTTCGTGCCCGCCTATATTCGTCCGTTGTTCTGTCAGGGGGTCGGCCCGTTCCGTTGGGTGGCGTTGTCCGGCGATCCCGAGGATATCTACAAGACCGATCAGAAGGTCAAGGAACTGATCCCCGACGATCCTCACCTGCACAACTGGCTCGACATGGCTCGTGAGCGTATTGCTTTCCAGGGCCTGCCGGCACGTATCTGCTGGGTCGGCCTCAAGGATCGCGCTCGCCTCGGCCAGGCCTTCAACGAGATGGTCAAGAATGGTGAGCTCAAGGCGCCCATCGTCATTGGTCGTGACCACCTCGATTCCGGCTCGGTGGCCAGTCCCAACCGCGAGACAGAAGCCATGCAGGATGGCTCGGATGCGGTCTCCGACTGGCCGCTGCTCAATGCGCTGCTCAACACCGCCGGTGGTGCCACCTGGGTATCGCTGCATCACGGCGGCGGCGTCGGCATGGGCTTCTCACAGCATGCCGGGGTGGTGATCGTGGCCGATGGCAGCGACGACGCCCATGCTCGTCTGGGCCGTGTACTGCGCAATGACCCGGCGACTGGCGTCATGCGCCATGCCGATGCCGGCTATGACATCGCCAGGGAGTGCGCCCGGGAGAATGGCCTCGACCTGCCAATGGTCGATAAGTAA
- the hutH gene encoding histidine ammonia-lyase produces the protein MNHFEIHPGKMSLAQARRVFEAPLQVSLPTSADARISASVDCVNRVVEEDRTVYGINTGFGLLAQTRIEKDKLEDLQRSLVLSHATGVGSAMDDDLVRLIMVLKVNSLARGFSGIRREVLDALIALLNAEVYPHIPLKGSVGASGDLAPLAHMSVVLLGEGKARHNGEWLSATEALEIAGLEPLSLAPKEGLALLNGTQVSTAYALKGLFDAEDLFAAATICGSLTVEATLSSRSPFDARIHEVRGQRGQIDAASAYRELLGARSEISDSHVDCGKVQDPYSLRCQPQVMGAVLTQIRQAAEVLAAEINAVSDNPLVFAEQGDIISGGNFHAEPVAMAADNLALAIAEIGSLTERRISLMMDKHMSQLPPFLVEHGGVNSGFMIAQVTAAGLASENKALAHPHSVDSLPTSANQEDHVSMAPAAGKRLWEMADNVRGILAIEWLAACQGLDFRNGLRTTDTLEKARRVLRERVAYYDKDRFFAPDIEAASALLAERHLSRLAPADLLPSQAQY, from the coding sequence ATGAACCATTTCGAGATACACCCCGGCAAGATGAGCCTGGCACAAGCGCGCCGGGTCTTCGAAGCCCCCCTGCAGGTCAGCCTGCCGACGAGCGCCGATGCCAGGATCAGCGCCAGCGTCGACTGCGTCAATCGTGTCGTCGAAGAGGACCGCACCGTCTACGGCATCAACACCGGATTCGGCCTGTTGGCCCAGACTCGTATCGAAAAGGACAAGCTCGAGGACCTGCAGCGCTCACTGGTGCTGTCCCACGCCACCGGTGTCGGCAGCGCCATGGATGACGATCTGGTGCGCCTGATCATGGTGCTCAAGGTCAACAGCCTGGCCCGCGGCTTCTCCGGTATTCGCCGTGAGGTACTGGATGCCCTGATCGCCTTGCTCAATGCCGAGGTCTATCCACATATCCCGCTCAAGGGCTCGGTCGGAGCCTCCGGAGACCTTGCTCCACTGGCGCACATGAGCGTGGTGCTGCTCGGCGAAGGTAAGGCTCGCCACAACGGCGAATGGCTGTCGGCAACAGAAGCCCTCGAGATCGCCGGGCTCGAGCCGTTGTCCCTGGCACCCAAGGAAGGTCTGGCCCTGCTCAATGGCACCCAGGTCTCCACTGCCTATGCGCTCAAGGGCCTGTTCGATGCCGAGGACCTTTTCGCCGCCGCCACGATCTGTGGCTCGCTCACCGTGGAAGCTACCCTTAGCTCACGCTCCCCCTTCGATGCGCGCATTCATGAAGTTCGCGGTCAGCGTGGCCAGATCGATGCCGCCTCAGCCTACCGGGAATTGCTCGGCGCGCGCAGCGAGATCAGCGACTCCCATGTCGATTGCGGCAAGGTCCAGGACCCCTATTCTCTGCGCTGTCAGCCTCAGGTAATGGGCGCCGTACTCACCCAGATCCGTCAGGCCGCCGAGGTCCTGGCCGCCGAGATCAACGCCGTCTCGGACAACCCTCTGGTGTTCGCCGAACAGGGAGACATCATCTCCGGCGGTAATTTCCACGCCGAGCCGGTCGCCATGGCTGCGGACAACCTGGCATTGGCCATCGCCGAGATTGGCTCGCTCACCGAGCGACGCATCTCCTTGATGATGGACAAGCACATGTCCCAGCTCCCACCCTTCCTGGTGGAGCACGGCGGCGTCAACTCGGGTTTCATGATCGCGCAGGTGACAGCGGCCGGGCTCGCCAGCGAGAACAAGGCGCTAGCGCACCCGCATAGCGTCGACAGCCTGCCGACCTCGGCCAACCAGGAAGACCATGTTTCCATGGCTCCGGCTGCTGGCAAGCGGCTATGGGAAATGGCCGACAACGTGCGCGGCATTCTCGCCATCGAATGGCTGGCCGCCTGTCAGGGGCTGGATTTCCGCAACGGTCTCAGGACCACCGACACACTGGAAAAAGCTCGCCGGGTACTGCGCGAGCGTGTCGCCTATTACGACAAGGACCGTTTCTTCGCGCCGGATATCGAAGCCGCCAGCGCACTCCTCGCGGAACGCCACCTCAGTCGCCTGGCACCTGCCGACCTGTTGCCCAGTCAGGCTCAGTATTGA
- a CDS encoding Na+/H+ antiporter family protein translates to MNAVVLAILVMVTLSLMRVSVVFALITAALIGGLYAGMPVGEIISAFNDGLGNGAKVAISYAVLGAFAVALSRSGITQLLSNKAIARLGLDDGIPNRQLIVFTLLGVLLAAAVSSQNLIPVHIAFIPVLVPPLLKLMNHLQLDRRAVACVITFGITAPYMLLPVGFGSIFLHDILLTNLNENGLNATPGMVPMAMIVPIGGMAIGLVVALLFSYRRKRNYQDIELAHGDETPRQAAQHLKPWQMLVLATALVSTVTVQLFTGSMVVGGLFGFALLSVSGVFRWHEQDGIFTEGMRMMALVGFIMISAAGFASVMQASGQVEALVTSSTEIIGDNKGLAALVMLLVGLFITMGIGSSFSTIPIIASLYVPMALNFGFSPMATIALVGAAAALGDAGSPASDSTLGPTAGLNADGQHDHIWDSVVPTFLHYNIPLVAFGWIAAMTL, encoded by the coding sequence ATGAACGCAGTCGTTTTGGCCATCCTGGTCATGGTTACCCTCAGCCTGATGCGTGTATCCGTCGTGTTCGCGCTGATCACCGCTGCTCTGATCGGCGGCCTCTACGCTGGCATGCCGGTAGGCGAGATCATTTCCGCCTTCAACGACGGCCTGGGTAACGGTGCCAAGGTAGCGATTTCCTACGCCGTACTGGGTGCCTTCGCCGTAGCGTTGTCACGTTCGGGCATCACCCAGTTGCTCTCCAACAAGGCCATCGCCAGGCTGGGGCTGGATGACGGAATTCCCAACCGCCAGTTGATCGTCTTCACCCTGCTCGGTGTGCTGCTGGCCGCAGCGGTGAGTTCCCAGAACCTGATTCCGGTGCATATCGCCTTCATCCCGGTGCTGGTACCGCCACTGCTCAAGCTGATGAACCACCTGCAGCTCGATCGCCGCGCCGTGGCCTGCGTGATCACCTTCGGTATCACCGCACCCTATATGCTGCTGCCCGTCGGATTCGGCTCGATCTTCCTGCACGACATCCTGCTGACCAATCTCAACGAGAATGGCCTGAACGCGACACCAGGCATGGTGCCGATGGCCATGATCGTGCCCATCGGCGGCATGGCCATCGGCCTCGTGGTAGCCCTACTGTTCAGCTATCGTCGCAAACGCAATTATCAGGACATCGAGCTGGCCCACGGCGATGAGACACCCAGACAGGCCGCCCAGCACCTCAAGCCCTGGCAGATGCTGGTACTGGCGACAGCCCTGGTCAGTACCGTCACGGTCCAACTGTTCACCGGATCGATGGTCGTCGGGGGGCTCTTCGGCTTTGCTCTGCTCTCGGTGAGTGGTGTATTCCGCTGGCATGAGCAGGACGGTATCTTCACCGAAGGCATGCGCATGATGGCTCTGGTCGGTTTCATCATGATCTCGGCGGCAGGCTTCGCCAGCGTGATGCAGGCCAGTGGCCAGGTCGAGGCGCTGGTCACCAGTTCCACCGAGATAATCGGCGACAACAAGGGACTGGCCGCCCTGGTCATGCTGCTCGTAGGGCTGTTCATTACCATGGGAATCGGCTCGTCGTTCTCGACCATTCCGATTATCGCTTCGCTCTACGTTCCCATGGCGCTGAACTTCGGTTTCTCGCCCATGGCGACCATTGCCCTGGTGGGCGCCGCCGCCGCTCTCGGCGATGCCGGCTCGCCAGCGTCCGACTCGACCCTCGGGCCAACGGCCGGCCTCAATGCCGACGGCCAGCACGACCACATCTGGGACAGCGTGGTACCAACCTTCCTGCACTACAACATCCCGCTGGTGGCCTTTGGCTGGATCGCTGCCATGACGCTCTGA
- a CDS encoding BCCT family transporter, with the protein MDTQNDTRNSRRSLKLSVFLPSFAIILLAVAVGLINNELLVEVAKQLFYISLSDFGWLYQLVAVSALLITTFIFFSRAGNIRLGGKDAKPQFSVASNFAMALTGGIATGVVTYSVNEPIIYLGNIYGEIAQQDFAAGSGEAAIFALARSFHNWSFIPYAIYSIVGLMIGYMHFNRRQKFSISSTITPVLGSHAHKPGVRAVVDIISVLAIALGLASSLGAGLALISSGLQAQYGVVPNATTWLLISLVIAAIFITSAISGLKRGIRMLSSLNAWIFYAFVAILVVVGPLTYILSLSVTSFGYWLDNLLLWSFDTKEAGGEALVTWWTMYDWSIWIAYAPLMGLFLARISYGRTLREFLIINWILPSLFGLVWFAIWGGAAIKWQLDGSIDLISIVTENGAVSGLWGFLQHLPLAALLVPLAIFTLVISFSTAADSMSSTIATICTRNISADEESPTRQKVLWGLSIAIIAYIMVAFGGGAQGVDGIKYLAAAGGFAVVFLFVLILISAARTFIGSGAGRMEAERLEAEALDDENKLTTFKESAHE; encoded by the coding sequence ATGGATACGCAAAACGATACACGCAACAGCAGGCGCAGCCTGAAACTCAGCGTGTTCCTACCGTCCTTCGCTATCATCCTGCTCGCCGTTGCCGTCGGGCTGATCAACAACGAATTGCTGGTCGAGGTGGCCAAGCAGCTGTTCTACATCTCGCTATCGGATTTCGGCTGGCTGTATCAGTTGGTCGCCGTATCCGCGCTCCTCATCACTACCTTTATCTTCTTCTCCAGGGCCGGCAACATCCGCCTCGGCGGCAAGGATGCCAAACCGCAGTTCTCCGTTGCCTCCAACTTCGCCATGGCATTGACCGGCGGTATCGCCACGGGTGTCGTCACCTACTCGGTCAACGAACCGATCATCTATCTGGGCAATATCTACGGCGAAATCGCGCAACAGGACTTCGCCGCAGGCAGCGGTGAAGCAGCGATCTTCGCACTGGCCAGAAGCTTCCATAACTGGAGCTTCATTCCCTACGCCATCTATTCCATCGTCGGCTTGATGATCGGCTACATGCACTTCAATCGCCGCCAGAAATTTTCCATCTCTTCGACGATCACTCCGGTACTTGGCAGTCATGCCCATAAACCGGGGGTGCGCGCAGTGGTCGACATCATTTCAGTGCTGGCAATTGCCCTGGGGCTGGCCTCATCGCTGGGCGCTGGCCTGGCGTTGATCAGCTCTGGACTCCAGGCGCAATACGGTGTTGTGCCCAATGCCACCACCTGGTTGCTCATCAGTCTGGTCATCGCCGCGATCTTCATTACCTCCGCCATCTCGGGGCTCAAACGCGGCATTCGGATGTTGTCATCGCTCAACGCCTGGATCTTCTATGCCTTCGTCGCCATTCTGGTCGTGGTCGGGCCGTTGACTTACATCCTCAGCCTATCGGTCACCAGTTTCGGTTACTGGCTGGACAATCTGCTGCTGTGGTCCTTCGACACCAAGGAAGCGGGTGGTGAGGCGCTGGTCACCTGGTGGACCATGTATGACTGGTCGATCTGGATCGCCTATGCACCGCTGATGGGCCTGTTCCTGGCGCGTATCTCCTATGGCCGTACCCTGCGTGAATTCCTGATCATCAACTGGATCCTACCGTCGCTGTTCGGCCTGGTATGGTTCGCCATCTGGGGTGGTGCCGCCATCAAATGGCAACTGGATGGCAGTATCGATCTGATCAGTATCGTCACCGAGAACGGTGCTGTCTCCGGTCTATGGGGCTTCCTGCAGCATCTGCCGCTGGCAGCGCTGCTGGTGCCGTTGGCGATCTTCACACTGGTCATTTCCTTCTCCACTGCCGCGGACTCGATGTCCTCGACCATCGCCACCATCTGCACCCGCAATATCTCCGCCGACGAAGAGTCACCGACGCGCCAGAAGGTGCTGTGGGGACTGTCGATCGCCATCATCGCCTACATCATGGTGGCTTTCGGTGGCGGCGCCCAGGGAGTGGATGGCATCAAGTATCTGGCCGCAGCCGGTGGCTTCGCGGTGGTATTCCTGTTTGTGCTGATCCTGATCTCGGCGGCACGCACCTTTATCGGTTCCGGTGCAGGGCGAATGGAAGCAGAGAGACTGGAAGCAGAGGCCCTGGATGATGAAAACAAGCTCACAACCTTCAAGGAAAGCGCGCATGAATGA
- a CDS encoding HAL/PAL/TAL family ammonia-lyase gives MNDVQAVQITTAPLGWQLVVAVARDRRPLELSGDVRERIAAARQVVEKIARSDKPHYGINTGLGALCHVVLKNDELARLSRHTLMSHACGVGEALRGEQVRAIMCCAVANYSQGHSGISPHIVDALVECLNHDIIPVVPAQGSVGYLSHMAHIGLALIGEGEVLHRGQRRSAEQALAEENIAPAALGPKDGLSLVNGTPAMTGLACLALADTEQLANWADTISAMSFEALRGQRDAFDDAVIRLKAQPGIQTSARHLRHMIEGSEWLEQCHADHLQDALSLRAIPQVHGACRDQFNHAARQIDGELNSATDNPLVIATQDGHRIVSQANPHGASVAMACDLLAIAVCEWSSISERRSYRLVTPQANQLPPFLSEASGVKSGMMIAQYSAASLVADNKRLAQPAVTDNYLTSGLQEDHLSLGESAALKLDQALSNGFHVLGIEYLLAGQALDLIEGSCFGHGTEEARSHLRHHIDFYDEEHPLHRDMAAASQLLRSTSLTSNSGAI, from the coding sequence ATGAATGACGTCCAGGCGGTGCAGATCACCACTGCACCACTCGGTTGGCAGCTGGTGGTCGCGGTCGCTCGCGACCGCCGGCCTCTGGAGCTGTCCGGTGACGTTCGCGAGCGTATTGCCGCTGCTCGTCAGGTGGTCGAGAAGATCGCTCGCTCGGACAAACCACACTACGGCATCAATACCGGACTGGGTGCGCTCTGCCATGTGGTGCTCAAGAATGACGAACTGGCACGCTTGTCACGCCATACGCTGATGAGCCATGCCTGCGGTGTCGGCGAAGCTCTGCGCGGAGAGCAGGTTCGCGCCATCATGTGCTGTGCGGTGGCCAACTACAGTCAGGGACATTCGGGCATCAGTCCACACATCGTCGATGCGCTGGTCGAATGCCTGAATCACGACATCATTCCAGTGGTGCCTGCTCAAGGGTCTGTGGGCTACCTCTCGCATATGGCACATATCGGTCTGGCACTGATTGGTGAGGGCGAAGTGCTGCACAGAGGCCAACGCCGCTCTGCGGAACAAGCGCTGGCCGAAGAGAACATCGCCCCTGCCGCGCTGGGCCCCAAGGATGGCCTGAGCCTGGTCAATGGTACCCCGGCCATGACCGGGCTGGCCTGCCTGGCGCTGGCCGATACCGAGCAATTGGCCAATTGGGCCGATACCATTTCCGCCATGAGCTTCGAAGCACTACGCGGTCAGCGTGATGCCTTCGACGATGCCGTCATCCGTCTCAAGGCTCAACCCGGCATCCAGACCTCAGCCCGGCATCTGCGTCACATGATCGAAGGCAGCGAATGGCTCGAGCAGTGCCACGCTGATCATCTGCAGGATGCGCTCAGTTTACGCGCCATTCCCCAGGTGCATGGCGCCTGCCGCGATCAGTTCAATCACGCCGCGCGCCAGATTGATGGCGAGCTCAACTCGGCGACGGACAACCCACTGGTTATCGCCACACAGGACGGCCATCGCATCGTTTCACAGGCCAATCCTCACGGTGCTTCCGTGGCCATGGCCTGCGACCTGCTGGCCATCGCCGTGTGTGAATGGAGCTCGATCTCGGAGCGCAGGAGTTATCGCCTGGTCACCCCTCAGGCCAACCAGTTACCGCCCTTCCTGAGTGAAGCCAGTGGCGTGAAGTCGGGGATGATGATCGCCCAGTACAGCGCCGCATCACTGGTCGCCGACAACAAGCGTCTCGCTCAGCCAGCAGTGACGGATAACTATCTGACATCGGGACTGCAGGAGGATCACCTCAGCCTGGGAGAAAGCGCAGCGCTCAAGCTCGACCAGGCATTGAGCAATGGCTTCCACGTGCTCGGTATCGAATACCTGCTGGCAGGCCAGGCACTGGACCTGATTGAGGGTAGTTGCTTCGGGCATGGCACCGAGGAGGCGCGTAGCCACCTGCGGCACCATATCGATTTCTATGACGAGGAACATCCGCTACACCGGGATATGGCGGCGGCATCACAACTGCTGAGATCGACCAGCCTGACCAGCAATAGCGGTGCCATCTGA